The genome window ATATGCACATGTTGCACTGTCAGCCGAATGTTACCGAGATTTTATTCAGTGGTTATATGAAACGAGAGTTTGCGGACATATTTGAAATCCTGCCCTATAATCCTCTCTTTATATTCTATGCTTTCGTAAgtaaattttgatatttaaataattctgCATAGTCTATAATATTTGTCTTTAGTTTCTGACTGGCACCTTCAGTTTTATTTCCAATTTCTTGGACACTTTTATAATACTGATCAGCATGGCATTGGCTCAGCGATTTAAGCAATTTTCACATAGAGTGTTGAAGCTCAAAAACCGAGTAAGTTTTTCTAAATACGATTTCTAATTATTTTAGTATcaacaaaaccgaaaaaagtagtctatataccaaaattttaGAGTTATAGTGTCTCTGTTAGTGTCTGGGATTCAAATCTAGACACAAATGGATAATGAtgatttacatattttctatAACAATAGCAAGAGAAAGGTTatcaaaaaaaagtacataataatttaaagaataatttaatataaaaattgttaggacatacatttcaaatatttagcATTTCAATGCTTTTAAACCTGAAaacttttatataataatagcaTATAGCAACATTGTCAAAAAGAGTATAGACTAAATTAGACTTTTTTGATTATATAGAATAATTTGTAGAGCAATAATGTAAGAGACTTATTATAAGAATTTGTAGagcattcatttaaattactCAGCCTTTGAAAGCTTTCTACATACCCTATATTTCTTCACAGCAAGTTCCTGATGCCTTGTGGCATGAATTGCGTCAGCATCATATTCTGCTTTGCGAGCTGATGGATTTAGTTGACACGAATATGTCGAGTATTGTGCTCTTTTCCTGCTTGAACAACATTTACTTTATATGCAATCGTTTGCTTACAATTTTCACGTAAGTTTATCCATTGAAGTGCTCTTCAATCtcttctatattttatttccttaCAGCAAACTGCGGTATCCAGTGAATTATGCGTTCTTCTGGTTTAGTTTATTGTTCTTATTGGGTCGCACTTGTGCCGTCTTTTTGTATGCTTCACGCATACACGAGTTCTCGGAGCTGCCCCTGGAAGTGCTTTATATGGTGCCCAGCGATAACTGGACTGAGGAGGTGCAACGATTCACACATCAAATCAACAATCAGTTCATTGCACTCTCAGGATATCGACTTTATTATCTCACACGCAAGAGTTTCTTTGGAGTAAGTATTGTGAGCTCTTTAATAGAATTTGTTTAGGTAAAATATCTCTTTCTTCAGATGATGTCCACACTGGTTTATTATGAGTTCATGCTATTGCAATTGGATGCCAAGGATCAAAAGGGAGATCTGCCGGCGTTAtgtgcataaaaaataaatataaaaattgaattaaaaaacgagttatattcaacaattaaatttataccTCGCTACCAACGAAAACATAAAAGTCAAGGGATTTTTTGTGGTAGTCCTGGTTGTTAATAAAGCTCGTAAACTGTTGTCCTAATTGGGAAAgtgaaatattatttcaattttcggGCTTTTGCGGCCAAGTGCAGCGGTTCACAGAGGGCGAGTCCACAAATTGGGGGGGTAACCGAAGTCGTTTGCCATTAGTTTCAATTATTTGGACATACCTAAAGCTGACAACTGTACAGCGATTGTTACGCCAACTCAACGAGTTGTCAGAGTGGAAGGAGTGGAGTTCGAGGACGATCAGGATGtcttaaaatgaaatttgaatggTTTTTCAATTCGCGTTCGCTGCGCCTTTGACACTGACACTTTGCCAATTAACACTTTCCTGGTTACCTGCCATTTGTTTGTGCCCCAGGACATGAGCCAGCAATTATCCTGTCAGAAAACTTGCTGCACACACACGAAGTTGgtagcaaaacaaaatgccaacaaaaacaaaaaaaaaaattgggaaTAAGGcccaaaggcaaaggcaaaggcaggTCATTACCAGTCGCCGGTCGTCGAGTTTCACCCACCGTCGAGTTTCCGTTTTGTGTGCAGCACGTGAGTCAGTTCGGGAGACGCCACCCCTCAGCTgtaacttgcaacttgccagTTGAGAGcgagtttttttgttgttgtgagtgagtgagcaACGTGTGCTGTCATGACAACGTGCgacaaaacaaacaagcgaATGAAAAATATTCCGAAAAGCGAGCTCAATTTTTGCTGGCATTACGAAAATTTTCATTCGCTCAGAACGCAACGAACCGCCAAAAGGAACGCAAGTCGCCATCGCCAACGTTATTGCCACAAGTTGAAGGGGCatgcgacagcagcagcatggaGATACCGGATACAGTGTCGGTGCGAAGATTTCGCGAGTTCAGTCCACGACAGAAGCACGAGCTCTACGAAACGCTGCTCGAGCTGAGCGAAACGCTGGAGGAGCTGCCCAAGCGATCGCTGCGCAAGACGCTGGAACTCACGCTGGCTGTGCTGGAGTACAAAGGCGAGTTGGCACAGAAGCTGGAGTCGAGTGGCGAGCGACGCCTCCACGATGAGAACGAGAAGCTGAAGCGTATGGTGCAAAAGCTGGAGGATGAACGCGACAATCtgaaacagaaaacaaagGAGGTGAGTCAGCAAAGTTGAGACATTGATAAAACTATATGAAGTTAAACTTGCAGTTGAGTGAGGAGATcaatcgacagcagcagcagctgaggGAAGCGGCGCTGCAGGCGGAGGCAAGTGACAAGGACTCCTCGGATCCGCTGTCCGAGTTGGATAAACAGGAGCAGCTTCTGCACAACATCGATACCAAGAACAAGCACATCAAGCGGCTGCTGCGAGAAATTGACGTGAGTTTAAGCAACTAAAGTGTTTGGGAATCTTACTCAGCTTTCATTTTGTAGTCCCTGCAAAACCAGAACATTGTGCAGTCCAAGACAATAGCGCTCAATGAGCAGGAGCTGCAGCAGATCAAGACGCGGCTCGTGCAGATCTCACAGGACATCACACAAGTGGAACAGGAACGCAAATCTCTGCAGCAAACGATGCAGCAGCAGAGTCTGGAGGTGACACGCTTAGAAGGCAACGTCACTTTCCTCGAGGATGAACGCGAGAAGCAGGAGCTGGAGATGCGACAGTTTCTGGAGAAGCACGAGACGCAGGCGCTCAGCTGGCGAACGTCGTTGGAGCAAAAGGAGCAGGAGCTGCAGCAGATGCGTAAGCAACTGGAACACAATAAAATCACTGGCCACAACTTGATGTTGAGCAGCGcgagcagcagccaaagccagCAGGACGAGGAGCAAACACGACTGCGTCATGTGAGTAGTAAATTTTCATTATAGAACTTCTCAATAATCAATCTTCCGACAGTTGCTGGAACTGCGCGAGCAACGCATTGAAACGTTGGAGGTCAAGCTCAAATCTGTAGCTGATGAAATGGCCAGTTCCACGAAGCTAATGAATCAGTTGTCTATGCAGCGCGAGACTTCATTGAATCCTCAAAAGCCACGCGCTTGCTGCCAGCTCATCGAGGAGCGTCTGCGTGCAGCGAATGCCAGAGCACAACAACTGGCCGAGCTGCTAGACAGCACCGAGCAGGACAATGTGCTCAAAGCGAAGCAGGCGCTGCATTCCCTCACAGCTCTCGAATCCTACAAGCGTGGCGAGGATGGCCTTGTGCCTGCGCTGCGTCGTTGCGCCGGCCTCGAGCAGAAGCTGAGCGACCGGGAGAAACAGTTGCGCAGCTACACACAAGAGCTGAATGCCATGCACGAACTGGCGCAAGAGAACGAAGTGCTGCGACGTCGTCTCAACATTCCCGACGACGTTGTGGTGCTTTCGAAGCAAGTGCGCGCCAAGCAGCGGAACAAGGATAAACAGATCGAACGCCTGACGCTCAAGTTGCGCACTTCCGAAGAGCTGCGActgcagctgaagctggaAAAAAGCGAGCTGAGGTGAGTGAAAGTTTAATAGTTTTCAAGAGTGGAATacttacattttgtttatgatAGACGAAAGTTGTTGGAGCGACAACCACTGCAGGAGGAATCAgtgcatcatcagcagcagcaaccgagTGAGATGGGTGAGGTTCCTTCGAGTGCGCCGCTGGAGAATTCACCGCGGCGTGGGCAGGGCGATGGCGCCGCCAGCTCCGAGCTGCAAACAAAATACGAAGATGTGCTGGCCGAGAATGAAACGCTGCGCATGGGCATGTATGAAATCCTCGAGAAGATGCGCGAGTACGATGGTGAGTCTGGGAAGAGCAGAAGATAGTATTTATAAATGGTAGATGGGTAGAAGATAGAAGAGCATTATAGTTCAGACCTAAATTATCGCAtgtcataaaattaaattttagaatgtgattttagttttgttaattGCGAACTCGTGTTCATTTAGTATATGCCTAATCCAACGTAATCGGGTATATATTGcattctatagtatatttggcatgtattagtatatcgacatgctaaatataccatttagtatatgataatctggtatatagtGCTTTCTATAGTGTAGTTAGCaagtagtagtatatcgatataccaaatatataatttggtacatttaagtatttttacggaatttgcatatttcaattgagctgcttaaacaaataaatgaattccAAGTGTAGTATTAAACATTGAATGATGGGAAATATAATTATGACTATGTAAATTATACTAAAGATCATTAAAATCGTAAAGTATTCATGTAAAACTAACCTTTGCCACTATTTAGATGGGTACTCAGTCTTTGCTTGCCAATCAAAATCCACCGAAATCTTTTAACCCGTTGTCAACTATTTTTTACAGCCACTTCGGATCACATTACCATCGACTCTGAACTGCTGCGTCGCCTCATCGATGCGTTGCCCGGCGGAGCAGCGACGCCGCAGCGTCTACAGAGTCAGCTGCAGGAGCTGAAGGCCCGGGAGGAGGCGCTTTGCCAACTGCTGCAGCAGAATGTCAGCGAGTCGGAGACGGGCGAATTGTCCTCAGTGCACAGCATGCGCGATGTGTCCGAAATGCCCGACGAACAAatagagagcagcagcaatgtcATCGACACAGCAACGCGACCAACAACTCCCAATGAGCTGAACGAGGCACTGCAGCTGCCCATCATCAGCGAGAACGGAGAACGGGAGGCGGAACAGCAACCAAGGCCAAGTTCAGCGGAGCTTGGTGAGCTCGTCATTCTGCGTAAACACTATGAGGAGATGCGTCTGCACATGGCTGCTGATGGCGACGAACTGATGCGCTACAATCTGGAGCTGCACGAGCAGCAGATGAGCCTGGAGCGGCAGCTGCAGGAGCAGAGTAGCTCCTATGGTTATATGCGTGCGGATTACGATCAATTGTTGACGCAGTTGAAGCAACAGGAGCTGCGCTACATTGAGGATATCGCAGGTATACAAAAGCAGTTGGAGCAGCAAAAATCCCAACTGGCTGCCAAGACGGAGCAGCTGACAACGCTGCAGCGAACGCAGCCTTGCACGGCGGAGGAGCGACAGCAGTTGGAGCAGCGTAATTCACGCTTGAGTATGCAGCTGGCGCAGGCGATGGAGCAGCTTCTGGGCGAGTTGAAGCTTCCGGATATTTGTGCGGATTATGGCATCATTGAGGACAACTATCAGCTGAGCTATGTGACCGCGCAGGAGTTTGAACAGCAGCGTCAGGAGTTGTCCACGTGGCGTCAGCAACAGGCGGAGTTGCAGCGGGAAAACAAGCAGCTGGAGGGGCTGCTTCAGGTTGCCAATGGACAGATACAGTCGCAGCAGAAACTGCTCAACGAGATCACCGACAATCACATCAATCTGCGGCATCTGGTGGCCGATCTTCAGAGCAGCTCTGGCGacaagctgctgctggccaagaTGCAGCGGGATCTGGATGCAGGTGAGTTACTCAAATCAAGTTACTTGATCAGTTAATAGTCACTGATATACTTAGCTAAAACGGAGACTGTGCGCTTGGAGCTGGCTCACAAGGATGTGCAGCAACATGTGGCGCAGCTGGAGACGCAACTGCAGGCAGCCGAGCAGCTGGCGATGGAGACTCAACAACAGTTTCAGCTagaacgcagcagcagcgacatcAAGCAGAAGTGAACTTAAAATCAACTCCTTCTATGTATATCCTTTAATCGATTGATTTCTCTTCAGATTCCTGCAGCGTTCGCTGTTCACGCTCAAGgagaaatatgccaaattcaCGCCCTTGATCTTCCTCAACAACTTTGTCTTCGCTTATCAAAAGTTCCACAAATCccaacagcaattgcagccACAAGAATCCAGCGACAACTCCACGCTTGTGGAGCAAGTGTTGCAAGCAGTGCATAGTAAGTTGTCGCCACATGAGGAGAACTCACAGCAGCTCATCAAGTTGATTAAATCCGAGACGCAAACGAAGCTTCTCGAGCAGCGCTGCGAGAGTTTGCAGTTGAGGCAAATTGAGTTGCAGCAGGAGCTGAGTGAACTGCGTCTGCAACATGCCACAGACTCCGAACATTGGCAGACGATCCAAGCATTGTTTGGACATGCGTCAGCGGAGGAGTCCAAGGAGACAAAGGTGGATGTGGCCACCAATACAATAGGCGCAGCTCCAGTTCCAGCGATGCGTCGCACTGCGCAGCTGATCGACAAGCAATCGTCGCCCATAGGTTCGCCTAGTAGAAGATTGTCCAGTCAAGATATGGGTATACAGACGGAGCAGGCAGCTGCAGTGCAGCTCATGGAGACGGCTGTGCAGACAAATGGCAGCCAAGTGGAgaagcaaccacaacagcagcaacagccgcaacaacaacaacagcagcatcaagcTGTGCAGACAGCGCAGGAACAGCTCACAAATGATCTAGAGCTGCAACAGTTGAAAGCAGCGTAAGTTCTTGAGAGGATtaactatattgatatactcaCACTTCTTCTCCAGTCTTCAGGCAGCCAACGTGCGCATCGATGAGCTAACGCAGCAACTGGAAACTTCCATTCCTCCTCCCAATCCATCCAGTGAGTCCGACAGTCAGCACAGCGGCGTTGTGGAGAAAACAATTCTCTCCTTCCACACTCTACTCCTCGAGAAGGATcagtccatacaaaagtatcaGGATCTGCTGCAAACGGAGAGagaacaaaatcaacaactgaTCACCAAGCAATCCGCAGAGAATGAAACCCTAAAAGCCACAGTCAACAATCTCAACTTTAATATCAAGACCAAGGATCAGGAAATATTAGAGTTGAAGTCCAAGCTAGAGTTGCAAAAGACACCGGATCGTGTAACCGTGCCTTCTACGGACAATTCTCTAAACGAATTGACGGATGAGAGAATCGAGGAAATGTTCGAGCACAGCTCAACCGATCGAAGTCCAGAGCGGCAACAGGAACAGGAAGAGGTGGAACAGGATTTGGCTGTAGGTGAAGATGAAGTGGCTGGCGAAGAGGAAAAGCAGGATACCGAAGAGCTCAAAGAGCTGCCCACGCTGCACAAACAGATCAAGGAGCTCAAGGACAAGCTCATCTATTGTGAACAGAATCTGGTAACGCGTGAGGAGGAAGTGGATATCTTGAAGGAAAAGTAAGTAGAAAGCATAtctaaaattacaatttttatacccgctacccatagggtagaagggtattataactttgtgccggcaggaaatgtatgtaacaggtagaaggaggcatctccgaccctataaagtatatatattcttgatcagcgtcaacagccgagacgatctagccatgtccgtctgtccatctgtccgtatgaacacctagatctcagagactataagagataagataagagagctataattttttttcggcagcatttgttatgtttgcacgcagatcaagtttatttcaaatttttgccacccccacttccgcccccgcaaatcaaaaaaatcgaataacaagcctaatttaaaagctagagttgcaaatattggtatatacaataattactgtagtagttatgattcctgaaaatttggttacgatcagataaaaattgtggaagttattaaagaaatacttttgtatggacaaaaacgcctacttaatatgggtcttagttgctttggccgacaatctggcacattgtgccgtatattttgaaaattataccgcaatattttgcctttattaaaaatgggtagcgggtatctcacagtcgagcacactcgactgtaactttcttacttgttagttaGTGGAAAAGAAGTATCAGGTTAAAGATCATCTAATATAGAAATCATTGAATTGAAGCAGCATCAAAGCTCATTATATTGAACTCTTAGTACAACTTGTGGTAAATAGGCATTAAAGGAAGCTtcaaagtatattaaaatgaagCTTTTGACGAAATTTgatgtttataaaaatattcaggcatctattgaatattttaagtCTTTAGTGAATATATCGGCATTTAAATTGAAGACGTTTTCGAGTTCATTAAAATGTACTAAACTAACTATgttaaaaaatgcaatttaattgaagaaGCTCCAAtatctattaaaatttaagaaaatccATTCAATCTGATACTttgtaagttttttttaaagaactAAAAACTTTCTtacataattgaaaaatactctcttaaatttcaaaagaatctaaagaatattaaataaggATTTGACTTTTTGAGGTATTCAGCTTTAAATCTTCTTTTAAGCTTTCTACCGttcaaattttaaagcttCTGAAGACACAgattcaataataaaagttttacTTACAGATTAAAGCTCTATCAGGATCGTGAAAAGTGCGcggagagcagcagcagcaatcccGAGCTGGAGCAGCTGCGAGTCTTCCTGGAGGAAAAGGACAAGCACATACGTGATCTAATGGACACACTCAAGAACTTCCATGTAGTTATAGCTCAACTTTACTCCTGAACTTCACCTAATCATCTCTTATTCCCGCAGGACGATCAGCAGCGTTACATCAACGACACCTCCAACTACTCAGCAGAGCAGATTGCTAAGCTGGCAGCCGATCTCAATCGCACCGAGGCCACCAACAAGATCTATCACACACAAATGGAGGCACTGCGTCGTCAGTTGACTAATGTCACTCAACGCGAGAAGCAAGCTCGAGATTTGAGTCAATCGCTGCGCCAACAGTTGCTCAAACGTCCCGTGGTATCCATAAAAACTGAGCTGAATGCACGCGTCAAGAACGAGAATCTGCAGAAGCGAATACAGCAGCTGGAACTGGATCTGGATGAGTCAAGGGCGCAACTGCAACGCCAGCAGACGCTGCTAGAGGCGAAGCGAACGCGCAGTGCCAACGAAGTGGGACTTTGGGAGAAGCAAAAGCGCTGGCAGCAGCAAGCGGAGAAGCTCAAGTTGAAGCTGGACGAGACCGAGCTGGCGCTGGAAAAGACTCGCACACTGCT of Drosophila nasuta strain 15112-1781.00 chromosome 3, ASM2355853v1, whole genome shotgun sequence contains these proteins:
- the LOC132789277 gene encoding gustatory receptor for sugar taste 61a yields the protein MNGQRKNTFWLCCSLVNMRKAASTEFFQPNFNILRQLRLKRRQQRALAAHKVRCKDNAKDLEELDTFHRAIRPYLCLARIFGMMPLANVMSPHAKEVKFHLRSTGMCFSAVFLLLGGIKTMRIAAKIYQGGINSRSLVSLVFYIMGLIICLNFISFARCWHRLIVPWNEIDIIMLFPPYSPTKISLRVKLFITGCVFGCLTLIEHGLYYASAYTNYHMHMLHCQPNVTEILFSGYMKREFADIFEILPYNPLFIFYAFFLTGTFSFISNFLDTFIILISMALAQRFKQFSHRVLKLKNRQVPDALWHELRQHHILLCELMDLVDTNMSSIVLFSCLNNIYFICNRLLTIFTKLRYPVNYAFFWFSLLFLLGRTCAVFLYASRIHEFSELPLEVLYMVPSDNWTEEVQRFTHQINNQFIALSGYRLYYLTRKSFFGMMSTLVYYEFMLLQLDAKDQKGDLPALCA
- the LOC132789269 gene encoding centrosomal protein Cep290, producing the protein MEIPDTVSVRRFREFSPRQKHELYETLLELSETLEELPKRSLRKTLELTLAVLEYKGELAQKLESSGERRLHDENEKLKRMVQKLEDERDNLKQKTKELSEEINRQQQQLREAALQAEASDKDSSDPLSELDKQEQLLHNIDTKNKHIKRLLREIDSLQNQNIVQSKTIALNEQELQQIKTRLVQISQDITQVEQERKSLQQTMQQQSLEVTRLEGNVTFLEDEREKQELEMRQFLEKHETQALSWRTSLEQKEQELQQMRKQLEHNKITGHNLMLSSASSSQSQQDEEQTRLRHLLELREQRIETLEVKLKSVADEMASSTKLMNQLSMQRETSLNPQKPRACCQLIEERLRAANARAQQLAELLDSTEQDNVLKAKQALHSLTALESYKRGEDGLVPALRRCAGLEQKLSDREKQLRSYTQELNAMHELAQENEVLRRRLNIPDDVVVLSKQVRAKQRNKDKQIERLTLKLRTSEELRLQLKLEKSELRRKLLERQPLQEESVHHQQQQPSEMGEVPSSAPLENSPRRGQGDGAASSELQTKYEDVLAENETLRMGMYEILEKMREYDATSDHITIDSELLRRLIDALPGGAATPQRLQSQLQELKAREEALCQLLQQNVSESETGELSSVHSMRDVSEMPDEQIESSSNVIDTATRPTTPNELNEALQLPIISENGEREAEQQPRPSSAELGELVILRKHYEEMRLHMAADGDELMRYNLELHEQQMSLERQLQEQSSSYGYMRADYDQLLTQLKQQELRYIEDIAGIQKQLEQQKSQLAAKTEQLTTLQRTQPCTAEERQQLEQRNSRLSMQLAQAMEQLLGELKLPDICADYGIIEDNYQLSYVTAQEFEQQRQELSTWRQQQAELQRENKQLEGLLQVANGQIQSQQKLLNEITDNHINLRHLVADLQSSSGDKLLLAKMQRDLDAAKTETVRLELAHKDVQQHVAQLETQLQAAEQLAMETQQQFQLERSSSDIKQKFLQRSLFTLKEKYAKFTPLIFLNNFVFAYQKFHKSQQQLQPQESSDNSTLVEQVLQAVHSKLSPHEENSQQLIKLIKSETQTKLLEQRCESLQLRQIELQQELSELRLQHATDSEHWQTIQALFGHASAEESKETKVDVATNTIGAAPVPAMRRTAQLIDKQSSPIGSPSRRLSSQDMGIQTEQAAAVQLMETAVQTNGSQVEKQPQQQQQPQQQQQQHQAVQTAQEQLTNDLELQQLKAALQAANVRIDELTQQLETSIPPPNPSSESDSQHSGVVEKTILSFHTLLLEKDQSIQKYQDLLQTEREQNQQLITKQSAENETLKATVNNLNFNIKTKDQEILELKSKLELQKTPDRVTVPSTDNSLNELTDERIEEMFEHSSTDRSPERQQEQEEVEQDLAVGEDEVAGEEEKQDTEELKELPTLHKQIKELKDKLIYCEQNLVTREEEVDILKEKLKLYQDREKCAESSSSNPELEQLRVFLEEKDKHIRDLMDTLKNFHDDQQRYINDTSNYSAEQIAKLAADLNRTEATNKIYHTQMEALRRQLTNVTQREKQARDLSQSLRQQLLKRPVVSIKTELNARVKNENLQKRIQQLELDLDESRAQLQRQQTLLEAKRTRSANEVGLWEKQKRWQQQAEKLKLKLDETELALEKTRTLLQAARTTIARLEKDKHMLENKLGRGGATGSANATASSGNHANALKCCRAPSCPNLQHVGAAKFTPSPSESPETYTTGPSSECSSPAHHQSQPSAGHHHSFYEQGQSELIEALKARIEMQQRKIIAMELEGRGTNALTTELEKLQERCQAIEAQNIRLEARNLQLQLDTDLLRQGDSSDRLHKRIKHLEDYILALKEEMARTESRRELCKCSGLKVNTHQGQSAEHTILSLRNLVEKLRSENKFLKDGRLSSESRSSTDSLPASAELTRLQQLHAEALEKISTLQQDLKQRSGSGKQPEELKYIKEQLQKKTQLLQKAKVLLTRAAAKEKMLREQISVWKRKCSELQNVPVIDEISE